From Stenotrophomonas sp. SAU14A_NAIMI4_8:
TGGCGCGACCGCGACGTGAACGTGGACGAGCGCGAACTGCGCGTCGGCCCGAAGGTGGCGCTGTCGAGCTGGACCACCGGCTCGCCCGAGCACCGCCACGGCAACCTGGGGGATGGCATGAGCTCGGACGCGATGCGCGCCTACTGGGCGGCCAATGGCGGTCAGTACAGCGCCCGTCCGCAGGATGTCGGCGGCAATGCGATGACCTCGCTGGAAGAAGACTACGTGGCCAGCGAAGACATCTTCGCCAGCTACGCCATGGGCACCTGGGACATCGGCGCGCTGCGCGTGATCGGTGGCGTGCGCGTGGAAAGCACGCGCTTCCAGGCCACCGGCAACCAGGTGGACGTGGCCGCCAACGGGCGCAGCTTCACGGTTACCCCGCGGGTGGCCAACAGCAGTTACACCAACGTGCTGCCGGGCCTGCACCTGCGCTACGACGCGGCCGACGACTGGGTGCTGCGTGCCTCGGCCAACAAGACCGTCTCGCGTCCGTCGTTCGGCGATGTTTCGCCGCGCGTGGGTTACAGCCGTGGCGATGAAGAAGTGCGCCTGGGCAACCCGGAACTGGATCCGTACGAGTCGAAGAACATCGACCTGTCGGTGGAGAAGTACCTGGGCACCACCGGCATCGTCTCGCTGGGCCTGTTCCACAAGTCCATCGACGGCTACATCGTGGAAACCGTGCGCACCAATGATCCGGCCTACGGTGGCTTCGACGTGACCCAGCCGATCAACGGCCGCAAGGCCACCGTGCGTGGCGCCGAACTGAACTGGCAGCAGCAGCTGTCGTTCCTGCCGGGCGCGCTGGATGGCCTGCTGGTCGGTGCCAGCGGCACCTGGCTGGACACCGAATTCGACGCCGGCATTGCAGACCGTGCCGATGAGGACTTCATGCTGCCGCGCGCATCCAAGCACGTGTACAGCGCCCATATCGGCTATGAAAAGTATGGTCTGAGCACGCGCCTGGCCGCGGTGTACCGCAGCGAATACCTGGACAGCATCGGCAAGGGCCGCGCGTTCGACATCTACGTGGCACCCAACACCCAGCTGGACTTCTCGCTGGACTACAAGTTCACCCCGCGCATCAGCATGTACTTCGAAGCACAGAACCTGCTGGACAAGCCGCTGGAGCTGTACCAGGGCACGCGTTCGCGCACCCTGCAGCTGGAAGAGTATGGCCGCACCTATGCCGTCGGCCTGAAGGTGGCCCTGTGATGGCGCGCGGCATGAACCTGCTGGCGGCCGCGCTGGTCGCCTGCCTGGCGGCCGGCTGCACCCCGGCACCGTCGCCGGATGCGGGCAGCTCGTCCCAGCCAGCTGCCCCCCAGGCCACGCCTGGCGCCGATGCACCGCGGGCCGTGGCGACCATCGCCGAGGCCTTCCTGACCCCGATGACCCCGGCCGACAACATCGATTCGCCCGCCAGCTGGCACGCGCCCGATGGCGCGACCTGGCTGATCGCCACCGCCAAGGCCACCGACAAGCTGGTGGTCTACGATGGCAGCAGCGGCAAACACCTGCGCGATATCGGCAGCAGCGGCACCGCACTGGGTCAGTTCGATCGCCCCAATGGCATCTCGGTGACCGATGACCTGCTGTGGATCGTGGAGCGTGACAACCACCGCGTGCAGGTGTTCTCGCTGCCCGATTTCACCCCGCTGGCCGTGTTTGGTGCGCAGGATCTGCGCAAGCCGTACGGCCTGTGGGTGGATAAGCGGGCCGACGGCTACAGCGTGTACGTCACCGATTCGTGGGACAACGGCGAGGACGCGCAGGGCAGGGACATCCTGCCGCCGCTGGCCGAGCTGGACAAGCGCGTGCGCCAGTACCACGTGAGTCGTGATGGCATGAAGCTTGACGCCACCCTGGCCGCCAGCATCGGCGATACCAGCGAGGCCGGTGCGCTGCGCGTGGTCGAATCGATCTGGGGCGACCCGGCCAACGACCGCCTGTTGATTGCCGAAGAAGACGAAAGCTACGCCAGCGAGTTCAAGGTCTACACCCTGGCCGGCCGCTTCACCGGCACCACCTTCGGCCGCGATGTGTTCAAGGCGCAGGCCGAAGGCGTGATGCTGCGCACCTGCGGCAAGGATGGCTGGTGGATCACCACCGAACAGGGCAAGCAGCGCAGCGTGTTCCACCTGTTCGACCGCCACACCTTGAAACCGGTCGGCGCGTTCCAGGGCAACACCGTGGCCAACACCGACGGCATCTGGATGATGCAGCAGCCCACGCCGCGCTTCCCGCATGGCGCCCTGTATGCGGTGCATGACGACCAGGGAGTCGTCGCCTTCGACTGGCAGGCCATCGCCAAACAGCTTTCGCTGCCGCTGGAGTGTGGCGCATGAGCGGTCGTTGCATGCGCGCACTGACTGTCGCCTTGTTGCTGGCCGCACCGCTGCTGGCGGGCGCGGCAGCCGAGCCCAATACCCAGGTTCCGCAGGGCAGCCGCCATTACGCGGCCACGCCACTGCCGGACCGCATCGTGGCCTCGCCTTCGGCCGATCCGGCGCACGCATTCGCGGTGGCCTGGCGTACCGACGGCAGCGTGCAGTCGCCGCTGCTGGAAGTGGCCGTGGCTGGCGATTCGCCGGCCATCGAGGGCGTGCGCCAGCTGCGCGCGAGCACGCAGCCGCTGCAGAGCGAGAACGGCGTTTCACATCACCACCGCGTGCAGGTGGAAGGGCTGCAGCCGGATACGCTGTATGTCTATCGCGTGCAGGGCAATGGCGGCTGGAGTGCATGGAACCAGCTGCGCACCGCCGGTGCCGCGGGACAGGCGCTGACCCTGCTGTACTTCGGCGATACCCAGAACAAGAACCTGAGCCATGTCAGCCGCGTGGTGCGTGCCGCGCAGAAGGCCGCGCCCGATGCGCGGGTCAGCCTGTTCGCCGGCGACCTGGTCAGCGGTGGCGACGGCGCCGACGATACCGAGTGGGGCGAATGGTTCGCCGCCACCGGCTGGCTGGCGCAGGAAACGCTGGTGGCGCCGGCCATCGGCAACCACGAATACTTCGAGGAATTCGAAGACACGCCGCAGGAACGCCGCGTGCTCGGCCGCCACTGGCCGGTCACCTTCGCGCTGCCGGGCAACGGTGTGGCAGCGGCCGATACCAGTACCTACTGGTTCGACGTGCAGGACGTGCGCGTGGTGGTGCTCGATGGCACCTCGGCGCTCGACCTGGGCACCGCGCAGGCGCAGGCGCAGTGGCTGGACACCGTGCTGAGCAGCAACCCGCGTGCCTGGACGATCGTGCTGCTGCACCAGCCGTTCTATTCGCCGCGCGAAGGCCGCCAGAACGCCGCGCTGCAGCAGGTGCTGCAGCCGGTGATCCGTCGCCACAAGGTGGATCTGGTGCTGCAGGGCCACGACCACACCTACGGCCGTCGTGGCGAAGGCCAGGCGGCTACGCCGCAGTACGTGGTGACCGTGGCCGGGCCGAAGCAGTACCGGCTGTCGGACGAGGCGAAACAGACCATGGACCCGGTGGCCGAAGACACCCAGCTGTTCCAGGTGCTGCGCATCGATCCGCAGAAGCTGCGTTACGAAGCCCGCACGGTTACCGGCCGTCTGTACGACGCCTTCGAACTGCGCCGCGCTGCCGATGGCAGCACGCAGAAGGTGGAGCTGCAGCAGGGGCGCATCACCCCGCGTGCATGCCCGCGTGCGCAGACTGCCAAGGGTCGCGCCGACCGCTGCTGGGAATGAGGAACCAACGATGATCACCTCCCGACGTTTCGTGCCGGTGGCCGCCCTCGCCGCGGCCGTGCTGCTGGTGGCAGGGGCTGCCACCGCTGCCGAAGCCGTACTGCACCCGTTCCTGGCCGCGCAGCCGAAGCAGGCCCCGCAGGAAGTGAACCTGGCGGTGGAGATCCCCGCCGGCAGCTTCACCAAGTACGAGATCAAGGAAGACGGGCTGGTCCATGTGGACCGGTTCCAGTCGATGCCGGTGGCCTATCCGGCCAACTATGGCTCGATGCCGCGCACCCTGGCCGGTGACAACGACCCGCTGGACGCCCTGGTGCTGACCCGCGAGCCGCTGCATCCGGGCGTGATCGTGCGCTTCCGTCCGATCGGCTACCTGAGGATGATCGACAACGGTGAGCACGACGCGAAGGTGATCGGCGTGCCCACCGACAAGGTGGACCCCAGCTACGCCAATATCCGCGACCTGGCCGATCTCCCCGAGATCGAGCGGCAGCGCATCGAAGCCTTTTTCCGTGTCTACAAGGACCTGCCAGCCGGGCGCAATCCGGTGCAGCTCAACGGCTGGGGCAATGCGGCCGAAGCCCGTGCGCTGATCAGCGAGGCGATGCAGCGTTTCGAAAAGTAGATCCACGCCATGCGTGGATTCACCCCTGCAGCGTCTCGATGAACGACTCGGCCTGCAGGCGGTCGCCCAGCACCTGGGCCACCGCCTGCACGGCTGTCTCCTGGTGCTCGGCGCGGATGCCGCCCTCGTCGTCATCGTTGTAGAGATCATCGCCGGCTTGCAGATACACCGCACCGACGGCGGCCAGCGCGGCCATCAGGGTCTGCAGGTCATCCAGGAACACACCGGCGTCCCAGTGCCCGCGCCCATGCTGGGCAAACAGAATGCGGCCATCGTCCATGTCCAGGATGAAGGGGTCGGCGCCAAGGTCGGCAATCACCAGCCAGTTCGAAGGCCAGTCCTCGAACGGCTCGCCGCTGATGCCATGCCAGCGATAACCGGCCTGGTGGCTCCACAGGCGCTGCAAGGGCGGAATCCAGACCTCAAGCCCGGGAATGGTGATGCCGGCATGGCCGACCTTGGCATTGATCTCGCGGCCCAGGGGCCCCACCTGCGCGTAGAAGCGGGCCACGACCGGCGGCAGCGGGAACGGTCCCTGCCAATCGTTTTCATCCTGCGCCTGCAACGGGCCGAACGCGGCGAACCGGTCACGTAGATCCTGCATGCAACGTTCCACTGGCGGGCGGGCCAGCCTAGCAGACCGCGCCGCGCGCACGGCCTTCACTGTCGCTGGCTATCATGTGCGGCACTCAGAACGAAGGCGATGCACGTGTCGGTAGCGTTGGTATGGTTCCGCCGCGATCTGCGGCTGCAGGACAATCCGGCCCTGCAGGCCGCACGCGATGCCGGGCATGACGTGGTGCCGGTCTACATCCATGCGCCGCAGGAAGAGGGCGAGTGGATGCCGGGTGCCGCGTCCGATGCCTGGCGCCACCGTTCGCTGGCGGCGCTGGATGCCGATCTGCGTGCGCGCGGTTCCGCACTGGTGCTGCGCGCCGGCGACAGCCTGGCCGAACTGCAGGCGCTGATCGAGCAGACCGGCGCCGAAGCGGTGTACTGGAACCGCAAGTACGAGCCGGCCACCCAGCCGCGCGATGCCACCATCAAGCGAACGCTGCGCGAGCAGGGCATCGATGCGCAGAGCTGCAATGGCAGCCTGTTGTTCGAACCGTGGGATATCGCCACCCAGCAGGGGCAGCCGTACAAGGTGTTCACCCCATACTGGCGCAACGTGCTCAGCCACTGGCGCCTGCCGGCACTGCAGGCCGCGCCGCAGCGACTGCCGGCGCACGCGGTACACGGCCTTGCGCTGGACGCGCTGCAGCTGGCGCCCACGCTGGACTGGGACAGCGGCTTCTGGGAGCACTGGCAGCCGGGCGAAGCCGGTGCGCTGGAAGCGCTGTCGGTGTTCGAAGACGGTGCGTTGCGTGGCTACCGCGAGCAGCGTGACCTGCCTGATCGCGTAGGCACCTCGCGCATGTCGCCGCACCTGCATTTCGGTGAGATCGCACCGTGGCGCATCGCCCACGCGCTGGAAGCCCAGCGCAGCGCCGGTACCGACGCCGATATCGATGGCTACCTGCGCCAGCTGGGCTGGCGCGACTTCGCCTACCACCTGCTGCACCACTTCCCGAAAACGCCCACCGACAATCTCAATCCGCGTTTCGATCGCTTTCCGTGGGCCAATCCCAGCGCCGCGCAGCTGCACGATTGGCAGCGTGGCAACACCGGTGTGCCGATCGTCGATGCCGGTCTGCGCGAACTCTGGCACACCGGCTACATGCACAACCGGGTTCGCATGATCGTGGCCAGCTACCTGTGCAAGCACCTGCGCGCACATTGGCTGCACGGCGCACGCTGGTTCTGGGACACCCTGGTCGATGCGGACCTGGCCAACAACACGATGGGCTGGCAGTGGGTGGCCGGCACCGGTGCCGATGCGGCGCCGTACTTCCGTGTGTTCAATCCGGTCACCCAGGCCGAGAAATTCGATCCGCAGGCGCGCTACATCAGCCGCTGGGTACCGGAACTGGCGGCGCTGCCGGTGAAGGCGCGCTTCGCCCCGTGGCAGCACCCACAGCTGCTGGCCGAGAAAGCGCCCGGCTACCCGCGCACGCCGCTGGTCGACCTGGCGGCCGGCCGCGACGCCGCGCTGGCCGCCTACCGAAGCACGGGCGGGGCGTAAAGAGGCTGGATGAAGGCCGGGTCAGAAAGCTGAATGCAGCACGTCCGGCCTTCACATTCATCATCCCGGCATCGCGCCGGCGTGTATATCCTCCTGAGCGTTCGCACGCCGCATCGGCCGGCATCCAAGGAGACCACCCATGATCCGCAACACCACCCGCAACGTCGCACTGGCCCTGATGACTGCCGCCGCGCTGAGTGCGTGCGCCACCGGCGGCTCCTACGTGCAGAGCGATCAGTACGGCAATCCGACCGAGCAGCAGAACCGCACCGGTCGTGGCGCGCTGATCGGCACCGCCGTGGGTGTGGCGGCCGGCCTGCTGACCGGCAACAGCGCCACCGAACGCCGCCAGCATGCCTTGATCGGCGCAGGCATCGGCGCGCTCAGCGGCGCGGCCATCGGCAACTACCAGGACCGCCAGGAACGCGCGCTGCGTGAGCGCACTGCCAACACCGGCATCGACGTGCAGCGCCAGGGCGACAACATCACCCTGAACCTGCCCGATGGCATCACCTTCGATTTCGGCAAGTCGGCGCTGAAGCCGCAGTTCTACAGCTCGCTCAACGGTGTTGCCAGCACGTTGAACGAGTACAACCAGACCATGATCGAAGTGGTCGGCCACACCGACAGCATCGGCAGCGATGCGGTGAACAACCGCCTGTCCAAGGAACGTGCCGATTCGGTGGCGCAGTACCTGGTGGGCCAGGGCGTGCAGCAGGTGCGTATCGAAACTCTGGGTGCCGGCAAGGCCTACCCGATTGCCGACAACAGCACCGACGCCGGCCGCGCGCAGAACCGCCGCGTGGAAATCCGCGTGATTCCGTTGAAGCAGTAACGCGCAGCGTTACTGCTGTTCCGGCAAAGCCGGAACAAAAATGCCGCCCTTACAGGCGGCATTTTTTGTAGGTGCCGAGCGTTGCTCGGCACACTCGACTGCTTGAAAGCGTGCCGACCAAGGTCGGCACCTACCAGAAGCCGGAGTAGATCCACGCCATGCGTGGATGACGACCACCGGTCACGCCGCAGCCGTCACCTTCTCCAGAATCCGCTTGCCGCTGCTTTCCAGCGCGGCGTCTTCCTTCTCCTGCTGCCGTTGTGCCAGCTTCGCGGCCGGGCACTGGGCCAGCATGTAGTTGGCATCGAAGTTGAGCTTTTCCACCAGGAAATCGACGAAGGCGCGTACCTTCGGCGATACCAGGCGGCCGCCGGCGAACACCGCATTGAAGTCCACTTCCGGGCCGGTCCAGCCGGCCAGTACGCGGCGCACCATGCCCGATTCGACGAACGGCTTGGCCATCACATCGCCGGTCAGCAGCAGGCCTTCGCCGCACACCAGCGCACCATTGAGCGCCGACATGTCGTTGGCGGTCATCAGGGGGGTGACCGGGAAGTCACGCAGCTCGCCGCCGTTCTCACCCAGCTGCCAGGTGAAGCGCGGCGAATTGCCGGTGTGGTGCGGCTTGCGCATCGCCAAGATGCGGTGGAACTGCAGCTCTTCCGGGTGCAGCGGCTCGCCGTAGCGTTCAATGTAGGCCGGGCTGGCGAACACCTG
This genomic window contains:
- a CDS encoding phytase, with protein sequence MARGMNLLAAALVACLAAGCTPAPSPDAGSSSQPAAPQATPGADAPRAVATIAEAFLTPMTPADNIDSPASWHAPDGATWLIATAKATDKLVVYDGSSGKHLRDIGSSGTALGQFDRPNGISVTDDLLWIVERDNHRVQVFSLPDFTPLAVFGAQDLRKPYGLWVDKRADGYSVYVTDSWDNGEDAQGRDILPPLAELDKRVRQYHVSRDGMKLDATLAASIGDTSEAGALRVVESIWGDPANDRLLIAEEDESYASEFKVYTLAGRFTGTTFGRDVFKAQAEGVMLRTCGKDGWWITTEQGKQRSVFHLFDRHTLKPVGAFQGNTVANTDGIWMMQQPTPRFPHGALYAVHDDQGVVAFDWQAIAKQLSLPLECGA
- a CDS encoding metallophosphoesterase family protein, whose protein sequence is MRALTVALLLAAPLLAGAAAEPNTQVPQGSRHYAATPLPDRIVASPSADPAHAFAVAWRTDGSVQSPLLEVAVAGDSPAIEGVRQLRASTQPLQSENGVSHHHRVQVEGLQPDTLYVYRVQGNGGWSAWNQLRTAGAAGQALTLLYFGDTQNKNLSHVSRVVRAAQKAAPDARVSLFAGDLVSGGDGADDTEWGEWFAATGWLAQETLVAPAIGNHEYFEEFEDTPQERRVLGRHWPVTFALPGNGVAAADTSTYWFDVQDVRVVVLDGTSALDLGTAQAQAQWLDTVLSSNPRAWTIVLLHQPFYSPREGRQNAALQQVLQPVIRRHKVDLVLQGHDHTYGRRGEGQAATPQYVVTVAGPKQYRLSDEAKQTMDPVAEDTQLFQVLRIDPQKLRYEARTVTGRLYDAFELRRAADGSTQKVELQQGRITPRACPRAQTAKGRADRCWE
- a CDS encoding inorganic diphosphatase; the encoded protein is MITSRRFVPVAALAAAVLLVAGAATAAEAVLHPFLAAQPKQAPQEVNLAVEIPAGSFTKYEIKEDGLVHVDRFQSMPVAYPANYGSMPRTLAGDNDPLDALVLTREPLHPGVIVRFRPIGYLRMIDNGEHDAKVIGVPTDKVDPSYANIRDLADLPEIERQRIEAFFRVYKDLPAGRNPVQLNGWGNAAEARALISEAMQRFEK
- a CDS encoding deoxyribodipyrimidine photo-lyase yields the protein MSVALVWFRRDLRLQDNPALQAARDAGHDVVPVYIHAPQEEGEWMPGAASDAWRHRSLAALDADLRARGSALVLRAGDSLAELQALIEQTGAEAVYWNRKYEPATQPRDATIKRTLREQGIDAQSCNGSLLFEPWDIATQQGQPYKVFTPYWRNVLSHWRLPALQAAPQRLPAHAVHGLALDALQLAPTLDWDSGFWEHWQPGEAGALEALSVFEDGALRGYREQRDLPDRVGTSRMSPHLHFGEIAPWRIAHALEAQRSAGTDADIDGYLRQLGWRDFAYHLLHHFPKTPTDNLNPRFDRFPWANPSAAQLHDWQRGNTGVPIVDAGLRELWHTGYMHNRVRMIVASYLCKHLRAHWLHGARWFWDTLVDADLANNTMGWQWVAGTGADAAPYFRVFNPVTQAEKFDPQARYISRWVPELAALPVKARFAPWQHPQLLAEKAPGYPRTPLVDLAAGRDAALAAYRSTGGA
- a CDS encoding OmpA family protein; the protein is MIRNTTRNVALALMTAAALSACATGGSYVQSDQYGNPTEQQNRTGRGALIGTAVGVAAGLLTGNSATERRQHALIGAGIGALSGAAIGNYQDRQERALRERTANTGIDVQRQGDNITLNLPDGITFDFGKSALKPQFYSSLNGVASTLNEYNQTMIEVVGHTDSIGSDAVNNRLSKERADSVAQYLVGQGVQQVRIETLGAGKAYPIADNSTDAGRAQNRRVEIRVIPLKQ
- a CDS encoding LysR family transcriptional regulator, whose translation is MSHDLNETLIFVKVVEQGSFIAAAKSLGLPKTTVSRKVQELETRLGARLLHRTTRRLGLTEAGSIYHEHCQRIARELEEAESAVSQLQSGPRGWLRFTVPYSIGITWIAPLLGQFHAQYPEIRLDMHMGNEKLDLIAGEADLALRVGALPDSNLVARKLGSLRTQVFASPAYIERYGEPLHPEELQFHRILAMRKPHHTGNSPRFTWQLGENGGELRDFPVTPLMTANDMSALNGALVCGEGLLLTGDVMAKPFVESGMVRRVLAGWTGPEVDFNAVFAGGRLVSPKVRAFVDFLVEKLNFDANYMLAQCPAAKLAQRQQEKEDAALESSGKRILEKVTAAA